A genomic segment from Natator depressus isolate rNatDep1 chromosome 19, rNatDep2.hap1, whole genome shotgun sequence encodes:
- the OPRD1 gene encoding delta-type opioid receptor isoform X2 codes for MKTATNIYIFNLALADALATSTLPFQSAKYLMETWPFGELLCKVVLSIDYYNMFTSIFTLTMMSVDRYIAVCHPVKALDFRTPAKAKIINVCIWVLSSVIGVPIMILAVTKSKDGIVLCMLQFPDPAVYWDTVTKICVFIFAFMVPILVITICYGLMILRLKSVRLLSGSKEKDRNLRRITRMVLVVVAAFIICWTPIHIFVIVWTLVDIDKKNPYVVASLHFCIALGYTNSSLNPVLYAFLDENFKRCFREFCLPFRSRIEQNSFSRARNTTRERISTCTPSEALNKPA; via the exons ATGAAAACGGCCACCAACATTTACATCTTCAACCTGGCCCTTGCAGACGCCCTGGCGACGAGCACGCTGCCCTTCCAGAGTGCCAAATACCTGATGGAGACCTGGCCCTTTGGGGAGCTGCTCTGCAAGGTGGTCCTCTCCATCGACTACTACAACATGTTCACCAGCATCTTCACGCTGACCATGATGAGCGTGGATCGCTACATTGCCGTGTGCCACCCGGTCAAGGCTCTGGACTTCCGCACCCCAGCCAAAGCCAAGATCATCAACGTCTGCATCTGGGTCCTCTCCTCTGTGATTGGCGTGCCCATCATGATCTTGGCTGTGACCAAGTCGAAAG aTGGGATCGTGCTCTGCATGCTCCAATTCCCTGATCCCGCCGTGTACTGGGACACAGTGACCAAGATCTGCGTGTTCATCTTCGCCTTCATGGTGCCCATCCTGGTCATCACCATCTGCTACGGGCTCATGATCCTACGCCTCAAGAGCGTCCGCCTCCTCTCGGGCTCCAAGGAGAAGGACCGCAATCTGCGTCGCATCACCCGCATGGTGCTGGTCGTGGTAGCGGCCTTCATCATCTGCTGGACGCCCATCCACATCTTCGTCATCGTCTGGACGCTGGTGGACATAGATAAGAAGAACCCCTACGTGGTGGCCAGCTTGCACTTCTGCATTGCCCTGGGTTACACCAACAGCAGCCTCAACCCTGTCCTCTACGCCTTCCTGGACGAGAACTTCAAGAGGTGCTTCCGGGAGTTCTGCCTGCCCTTCCGGTCCCGGATTGAGCAAAACAGCTTCTCCCGAGCGAGAAACACCACCCGGGAGCGCATctccacctgcaccccttccgAAGCCCTCAATAAGCCAGCATGA